From the Candidatus Eisenbacteria bacterium genome, the window CAAGTTGCCCGCGCCCGGGCCGCCCCGCGACGCGAGCCCCGAGCGCGTGCGCTGGGTGCCCACGTCGATCGCGCCCCGCCTCACGTCGATTGCGCCCCGCCTCACGTCCCAGCGTCCCGAGGCACGTGACGATCGAACCCACGTCTATCTCTGTGGACTGCTCGCGGCGCTGTTCCTCGTGCTCGCCTCCTGGAAGGGTGATGGTCGCGGCTACGCGGCCGCCTTGCTGTTCGGTCTCCTCACCGTCACGCTTCTCGTCCTCAATCTCGCGCAAAGTCGCGACGATTAGGCCGGATCCTTCACGAACCAGGAGGTCCCCATGACCACGGAGCTTCAGGCCGTGATCGATCGGCTCGATCAGGTTGAGCGACAAGCGCGCGGCTGGAAGCTGCTCGTGGTCGTCTCGATCCTGATCGCCGCCGCGTCGATCGCGCTCCCCATCCTGTACCCGATGTCGGCAAGCACGCCTTCTTCCGAGCGCGCGCGTTATTCGGTCGTCGAAGCGAATCGCTTCCTGCTGCGCGACGGGGATGGTGTGCTGGCGGGCGGAATGGAGGTGACACCCGATGGCACGATCCGCTTCGTGCTCGGTAACCGCACAACCGCCGCTGCGTTCCTCGAGGTGCAGCGGAACGGTGCCGGAAACCTCACGCTGCGCGGGCCCGATGGTGACGTGCGCGCGGCGCTGCTTGCCACGGAGACGCCGTCGATGATCCTGTCCGCGATCCGCGGCGTGTCGGGTGCGGCGCTCACGACCACGGCGAACGGCGCAGGCCAGATGGCGCTCAAGGATGGGACGGGGCGGACTCGCTTCCGCGCGCCGTGACCCGACCTGACTCCCTCATCAAGTACAGCCAGCCTGCTCGCACGCGTGGCTCCAAGCTCCAGATTCCCGCTGTCCATTTCGCAGGAAGCTGCCGATAACGCGGACAGGTCATTCATTCGTCACGTGAGGGGGAACGCATGGAGCCCACGTACAGGAGTTTCGGTCAGGAGTGGGCGAGCGCCGTCATCGATGGCGACTACACCAAAGCGCAGCGAATGCTCGCGCCCTGGCTGCGCAAGGAGCTGAGCCCGTCCGACCTCGAAGCGATGCTGAAGGACGCCGTGAACGGAGGGCCGAAGCCCGCCGAGTTCGAGCTGGATGCTGGCTTCAGCACCTACGAGGACCTGAAGAACCCGGACGGCTACCCGCCGCGGTCGAACCCGTTCGATCCCTCGCTCACCGCGGACAACTTCCGCAAGTGGATGTGCGTCGAGTTCCGGCCGTCCGAAGACGACGAAGAGCCCGGACCGGGCTTCGATCTCTGGATGGCCGTCGTGGACGTCCAAGGCAGTATGGCGATCGGCTACCTGGAGCCAAGCGAAGCGGACTGAGCGCCCGCCTGGCCGATCCGATCTTCCGGGGACGCCCGACAACAGGAAGATTCCTCGGATCGCTTGCGACCCGCGCGTCCCGCTGGCAGTGTGCGGCTCATGCCTTCACCGGCCTCACCGGGCGTGCGCGTGCTGGCGTTGTGGCGCTCTCTGTCAGGACTTCCCTTCGGACCCTCGCTGTTCATGTTCGTGTTTGGCCGCATGGTGCCCTATAGCGGCGCGCTCGGCGCGAGGGTGCGGCGGCTCGAGCCCGGACAAGTGCAACTGGAGTTGGCCGACCGCCGCGGCATACGCAATCACCTCGACTCGATTCATGCGATAGCGCTCGCGAACCTCGGCGAGCTCGCGAGCGGCCTCGCCATGACCACCGGGCTGCCAGCGGGTGTGCGCGGGATCGTGCTCGGCATCGACGCGCGGTATCTGAAGAAAGCACGCGGCACTCTCTCGGTCGATTGCGCGGTGACGGTGCCTGAAGTGCGGGAGAGCACCGACTTCGAGGTACACGCCGAGATCCGCGACGCCGCCAACGACCCCGTGTCGCGCGTCACCGTACGCTGGCGACTGAGCCCGGTTCCTCCGCCGGCATGAGTGACAACGCGCTCGAGACGCCGCTCACGCGCCACGCCGGTATCGAAGTACCGCTGATCTGCGGAGCGATGTACCCGTGCAGTAACCCCGAACTGGTGGCCGCGGCGTCGGAGGCCGGCGGTATCGGCGTCGTGCAGCCTCTCTCGCTCACGTTCGTTCACGGGCACGAGTTCCGCGCGGGACTGCGCCTGATTCGCTCGCTCACGTCTCGCCCGATCGGCATGAACGCGCTGATCGAGAAGTCGTCGCGTCTCTACATGGACCGCATGCGCCGCTGGGTGGACGAGGCGATCGAAGAAGGCGTGCGGTTCTTCATCACCTCGCTGGGCAATCCGCGCTGGGTCGCAGACGTGGCGCACGCGGCAGGCGGTGTCGTGTACCACGACGTGACCGAGGCCAAGTGGGCGGCGCGCGGCGTGGACGGGGGCGTCGACGGACTGATCGCGGTCAACGCGCGCGCCGGCGGACACGCGGGGCCACGCGACCCCGTGGCTTTGCTCGAGGAACTGCGACCGTTCGGCTTGCCGGTCGTGGCCGCCGGCGGCATCGGCGACCCGGCGGGCTTCGTCGCGATGCTGCGGCTGGGTTACGCCGGCGTGCAGATGGGAACACGTTTCATCGCGACCCGCGAGTGCCGCGCCAGCGACGCCTACAAGCGGGCCATCATTGAAGCGAGCGAGAACGACGTCGTGCTGACCGAGCGCCTGACTGGAGTGCCGGTGGCCGTGCTGAACACGCCTCACGTCCAGCGCGTGGGAACTCAGGCGGGTCGGTTCGAGCGCTGGATGCTAAGGGGCCGGCGGCGGAAACACTGGATGCGCTCGTGGTACGCGGTGCGCTCGGGGCTTCAGCTCAAGCGCGACTCGCTCGCCACCGATGGCCGGCCGGACTACTGGCAGGCAGGCAAGAGCGTGGCGGTCATTCGCTCGATCGAGCCGGCCGGGGACATCGTGCGAGCATGCGCGGCGGCGCTGAGCGCCGACCTCGGTCGTGAGGCGAAACCATGACCACACCGCAGCGCAACAATCCGCTTCATGGCGTCACGCTCCAGATGATGCTCGAGCAGATGGTCGATCGATTTGGCTGGGAGGGGCTGGCGCGGGACGTGCCGCTTCGATGCTTCCTGGTCGATCCCAGCATGGCCTCGGCGCTCAAGTACCTTCGCAAAGCCCCGCGGGCCCGAAACAAAGTCGAGGAAGTCTACCTGCGCTTCGTGCGCAGCGGCCTGAAACGGCATCGATAACCGCTGCTTTGGCGAACTGGCCCTGGGGCCAGTTCGGGCGCCTCCGCTGGGACCCGTTGCGCTTGATGCCCCGACGGTTCTGGTCCAGATTCAGCCGTTTCCTACCGAAAACATTCGGAACAGGCAGTGGAGGCGGTCTTGGATTTTCTCTTTCTGGCGGGACTCATCCTGCTGGTCGTGGTGGGGGTGCCGGTGTGGGTGCTGGTGCACCTCGCACGGATCAGCGCGCGGCTGAGCCGCTTGGAACGCGAGTTGGCTCACCTGCGCCAGCGCTCAGCAGAGGGCTTGGCGGATGAGTTCCGGGCCCTGCGGCTCGGCCAGCACGAGGCCGCGCCGGCCCCTTCGGCCGCGCCCTCGACCCAGCCGCCCGCCGCGATGACCCTTGACGAGCCGCCACCGCCGCCGCCGCCACCACCACTACCATTGCCAGTCACTTCCCAGTTCGCATCCCCGGCAGCGTCATCCCCGCGCATCGATTTCGGCCGCATCGAGCAGCTGGTCGGAGGGGTGTGGCTGCAGAACCTCGGCGCGGTGCTGCTCCTGGTTGGGTTGTTCCTCATGATCGTGTGGGGCTATGGCACAAGGCGATTCGGTCCGCAGGTGCTCGTCATCGCCGGCGTGGCGCTCGGGTTGGCGTTCGCATGGCGCGGGGATCGAGTGGCGCGGCGGATGCCACGCTTCGGACATGGCCTCATCGGCACGGGGATCGGGGTCATCTATCTGACGCTCTATCTCGGATTCGTCCGCCTCCACGTGCTTGGCCCGGAGATCGCGTTCCCGCTGCTTGCGCTCGTCTCCTTCGGCTCGATCATGGCCGGACTGCACTACCGCGTGCAGCTGATTGGCGCGCTCGGAGTCGTCGGTGCGTTCCTCCCGCAGTTCCTGGCCGGCTGGCTCGGCATGGGTGGATTCCATCTCTCGTCGTGGATCCTGCTCGGGTACCTCGCGGTCGTGGACGTTCTGGTCTTCGTGCTCAGCGCGCGCGCGGGTTGGAGCGCGCTCGCGCTCGCCGCCCTGCTGCTGTCAGCCATGTCGTGGTCCGCGGCGTTCTTCGGGGTCCAGTGGGGCTGGGGACAGCAAATCGGCCTCAGCATACTGTTCACGGCCCTCGGGCTCGCGCCGTTGCGGCGGCTCGTCCGGGTCGAAGGGCCTGTGCGGGGGATCGATCTGGCCGTCGTAGCGGCCGCACCCCTGGCGTTGATGATCGCTTCCTCGCCGTTCTTGATGTATGGGAATCGCGAGTACGTCGGCATGCTGCTGTTCGCGCTCGCCGCCGTGTGGACGGCTGCGGCGTTGTGGGTCGACGTCCGGAAGCCCGAACGCGACCTGTGGATTCCGCTTACGGCCGCCGCCACGCTCTATGCCACGGCGGGCATCGCACGAGTGGCGGGGCTTGAGTACACGAGGTTGGCGTGGTGCGCCGAGGGCGCAGTGCTCCTGGCGCTCGGACTCCGGCCGCGCGCCGGGTGGCTGCGGGTCTGGGGCTCGCTGATCATGGCGGCGGGTGGATTCTGGTCGCTGGGCTACCTGATCAAGTCTTCCCCGGAATGGGGAATGCCGCCGATCCTCCACGCGGACGGCCTGCTCACCCTCGGCGAGATCGCTGCGGTGCTCACAGGATCGTTCATCCTGGCGCGCGGCCGTTCGCGGCTGACGTCGGACGAGCAATTCACGCCGGAGCTCTGGAGCGGATTCGGCAACCTGCTGCTGATGTTCTGGATCAGCGCCGAGGCGAGCGCCATTGCCTCAGCACTCGTGGATCCGCAGTCCGGTCTGCAGCACCTGCCCCCCGCGCTCGGAATCTCGCTCGACCAGCGGCGCACAGGCCTCGATTGGGCGATTCGCGGCGCGGGCTGGATGGCGCAGGCCGTCACGCTGGTGTTGATCGGGACGCGCGGCGAGCGTTCATTGCTGCGGATCGGCGGCCATCTCATCGGAATCCTGGCGATGTTCGTGACCTTGTTCCGGTTGTGGGCCGGGAACGACGGATGGGGACGCGACTGGATGCCGGTTCTGAATCCGTTATCGCTGCTCGGGCTCGGTGTCACCGTGGGCGCGTTCATGATCGCCGCTCGCCTCTCCGGGCGCCGATCGCATCTCGCGCCGGTGGAGGTGCGCGCTGCCGAGGTGTGGTGCGCCGCGGCGATCCTCGCATTGATGTCGTGGACCAGCCGTGAATCCGAGCACCTGACCACGATGGTCGCCGCAGGGGCCATCCCCGTGGCGACGCGCCGGCTGCAGGCATTGATGGCCGCGTGCACCAGCGGGGCTTGGCTGCTCGAAGCAGTGCTCCTGCTGGTTGCCGGCTGGTGGCGCGCTTCGGCGTTCCTGCGTTGGTCCGGCCTTGTCGTCATCGGGGTCACGCTGCTGAAATTCGTCGTCGTCGATCTCCAATCGGTCGACCTCTTCTGGCGATTCCTCACCGCGATCGTCGTGGGAGCCGCGATGCTCGGGATGTCCTATGTCTATCAGCGCCAGCAGGGACGGGCGAGAGAAGCCGAATCGGAGACGTGACCCGAGCCGAGGGCGGGCCGAACGAATCTGCTGACGCGAGTGGTCCCAGAGGCTATGCTCTCTCCGCCACGTTTCCGGGAGGCT encodes:
- a CDS encoding DUF4442 domain-containing protein, encoding MRVLALWRSLSGLPFGPSLFMFVFGRMVPYSGALGARVRRLEPGQVQLELADRRGIRNHLDSIHAIALANLGELASGLAMTTGLPAGVRGIVLGIDARYLKKARGTLSVDCAVTVPEVRESTDFEVHAEIRDAANDPVSRVTVRWRLSPVPPPA
- a CDS encoding nitronate monooxygenase is translated as MSDNALETPLTRHAGIEVPLICGAMYPCSNPELVAAASEAGGIGVVQPLSLTFVHGHEFRAGLRLIRSLTSRPIGMNALIEKSSRLYMDRMRRWVDEAIEEGVRFFITSLGNPRWVADVAHAAGGVVYHDVTEAKWAARGVDGGVDGLIAVNARAGGHAGPRDPVALLEELRPFGLPVVAAGGIGDPAGFVAMLRLGYAGVQMGTRFIATRECRASDAYKRAIIEASENDVVLTERLTGVPVAVLNTPHVQRVGTQAGRFERWMLRGRRRKHWMRSWYAVRSGLQLKRDSLATDGRPDYWQAGKSVAVIRSIEPAGDIVRACAAALSADLGREAKP
- a CDS encoding DUF2339 domain-containing protein; translation: MDFLFLAGLILLVVVGVPVWVLVHLARISARLSRLERELAHLRQRSAEGLADEFRALRLGQHEAAPAPSAAPSTQPPAAMTLDEPPPPPPPPPLPLPVTSQFASPAASSPRIDFGRIEQLVGGVWLQNLGAVLLLVGLFLMIVWGYGTRRFGPQVLVIAGVALGLAFAWRGDRVARRMPRFGHGLIGTGIGVIYLTLYLGFVRLHVLGPEIAFPLLALVSFGSIMAGLHYRVQLIGALGVVGAFLPQFLAGWLGMGGFHLSSWILLGYLAVVDVLVFVLSARAGWSALALAALLLSAMSWSAAFFGVQWGWGQQIGLSILFTALGLAPLRRLVRVEGPVRGIDLAVVAAAPLALMIASSPFLMYGNREYVGMLLFALAAVWTAAALWVDVRKPERDLWIPLTAAATLYATAGIARVAGLEYTRLAWCAEGAVLLALGLRPRAGWLRVWGSLIMAAGGFWSLGYLIKSSPEWGMPPILHADGLLTLGEIAAVLTGSFILARGRSRLTSDEQFTPELWSGFGNLLLMFWISAEASAIASALVDPQSGLQHLPPALGISLDQRRTGLDWAIRGAGWMAQAVTLVLIGTRGERSLLRIGGHLIGILAMFVTLFRLWAGNDGWGRDWMPVLNPLSLLGLGVTVGAFMIAARLSGRRSHLAPVEVRAAEVWCAAAILALMSWTSRESEHLTTMVAAGAIPVATRRLQALMAACTSGAWLLEAVLLLVAGWWRASAFLRWSGLVVIGVTLLKFVVVDLQSVDLFWRFLTAIVVGAAMLGMSYVYQRQQGRAREAESET
- a CDS encoding VF530 family protein; amino-acid sequence: MTTPQRNNPLHGVTLQMMLEQMVDRFGWEGLARDVPLRCFLVDPSMASALKYLRKAPRARNKVEEVYLRFVRSGLKRHR